The proteins below come from a single Malus domestica chromosome 03, GDT2T_hap1 genomic window:
- the LOC103424124 gene encoding pleiotropic drug resistance protein 2-like, whose protein sequence is MSIATALAGEDLSRQTSSRGSWRSASVREMWNAPDVFQRSGRQQVLDEEEELKWAAIERLPTYDRMRRGMLRQAMSNGRVLTEEIDTANLGEQDKKQLMENILKVVEDDNEKFLQRMRARNERVGIDVPKVEVRFEKLSIEGDAYVGSRALPTLLNSSLNMIEGIIGKLKLVPSKKRNVQILKDVSGIVRPSRMTLLLGPPSSGKTTLLKALAGKLDKDLRVSGKVTYCGHEFVEFVPQRTSAYISQHDLHYGEMTVRETLDFSGRCLGVGTRYDMLVELSRREKDSGIKPDPEIDAFMKATSLAGQETSLITDYVLKILGLDICADTVVGDDMRRGISGGQKKRVTTGEMLVGPAKAFFMDEISTGLDSSTTFQIVKFMRQMVHILDVTMVISLLQPAPETYDLFDDIILISEGQIVYQGPRENVLEFFEYMGFRCPDRKGVADFLQEVTSKKDQEQYWFKKNEPFRYVSVADFAQAFATFHVGQRLAEDLRVPYDKRTAHPAALVKEKYGISSMELFKACFAREWLLMKRNSFVYIFKTVQIAIMATITFTVFFRTEMKPGQLGDSAKFMGALFFSLINVMFNGVAELSMTVFRLPVFFKQRDALFYPGWAFALPIWLTRIPISFMESLIWICLTYYTVGFAPEPSRFFKQLLAYFGIHQMALGLFRFIAGLGRSEIRASTIGSFALLIVFVLGGFVVSKNDLESWMLWTYYISPMMYGQNAIAINEFLDKRWSTPVLNATENTVGKVLLAGRGLFTTETWFWICVGALFGFSILFNLLFVAALTFLDPIVDNKTLIATDDSENKRKGQPNPEGTDMQVRNQAKKGMVLPFEPLSLAFNHVNYYVDMPPEMKSQGIEETRLQLLRDVSGAFRPGVLTALVGVSGAGKTTLMDVLAGRKTGGYIEGSITISGYPKNQATFARVSGYCEQNDIHSPYVTVYESLVYSAWLRLAKDVTKDKRKMFVDEVIDLVELNPLRNALVGLPGVNGLSTEQRKRLTIAVELVANPSIIFMDEPTSGLDARAAAIVMRTVRNTVDTGRTVVCTIHQPSIDIFEAFDELFLMKRGGQVIYAGPLGARSHKLVEYFEAIPGVPKIKDGYNPATWMLDVSSAAVEAQNDVDFAEIFANSDLYRRNQELIKELSTPQPGSKDLHFPTQFSQSFLTQCKACFWKQHWSYWRNSQYNAIRFFMTISVGVIFGIIFWNKGKKMDTQQDIMNLLGAGYAAVLFLGAGNASAVQSVVAVERTVFYRERAAGMYSELPYAFSQVAIETLYVLIQTFAYSVILYGMIGFDWKVDKFLYFYYFIFMCFTYFSMYGMMAVALTPGPQIAAIVMGFFMSFWNLFSGFLVPRTLIPIWWRWYYWGSPVAWTIYGIFASQMGDIKKVIEIPGEKPKAVNQFLKDYLGYEEDFLIAVVFGHVGWVLLFFFMFAYGIKYLNFQRR, encoded by the exons GCGAATCTTGGGGAGCAAGATAAGAAGCAGTTGATGGAAAACATACTTAAGGTTGTGGAGGATGACAATGAAAAGTTCTTGCAGAGAATGAGAGCCAGAAATGAAAG GGTTGGGATTGATGTGCCTAAAGTTGAGGTTAGATTTGAGAAATTATCAATAGAGGGAGATGCATATGTTGGCAGCAGAGCACTTCCAACACTGCTAAATTCTTCCTTGAACATGATAGAG GGAATAATTGGAAAGCTTAAACTCGTAccatcaaagaaaagaaatgttcAGATTCTCAAAGATGTGAGCGGCATCGTGAGGCCATCGAG GATGACACTGCTTCTGGGACCTCCTTCATCAGGAAAAACAACACTTTTAAAAGCGCTTGCGGGCAAACTTGATAAGGATCTAAGG GTAAGTGGAAAAGTGACCTACTGTGGCCATGAATTTGTGGAATTTGTGCCTCAGAGAACCTCTGCTTACATTAGCCAGCATGATCTTCATTATGGTGAGATGACAGTTCGTGAAACGTTGGACTTTTCCGGACGTTGCCTGGGAGTTGGAACCAGGTACGATATGCTGGTAGAGCTGTCTAGACGGGAGAAAGATTCTGGTATCAAACCAGACCCTGAAATCGATGCATTCATGAAAGCAACATCTTTGGCTGGCCAGGAGACGAGTTTGATCACAGATTACGTTCTCAAG ATACTTGGATTAGATATTTGTGCTGATACCGTTGTTGGTGATGACATGAGAAGGGGCATATCTGGTGGACAAAAGAAACGCGTCACAACTG GAGAAATGTTGGTTGGACCAGCGAAAGCGTTCTTCATGGACGAAATTTCAACGGGGCTGGACAGTTCCACTACCTTTCAGATTGTCAAGTTCATGAGGCAGATGGTTCACATTCTGGATGTGACAATGGTCATCTCTCTTTTGCAGCCTGCACCAGAAACATATGATCTTTTTGATGACATTATCCTTATTTCTGAGGGTCAGATTGTGTACCAAGGCCCACGAGAGAATGTACTTGAATTCTTCGAATATATGGGGTTCAGATGCCCGGACAGAAAAGGTGTCGCAGATTTCTTGCAAGAAGTGACCTCAAAGAAGGATCAAGAACAATACTGGTTTAAGAAGAACGAACCATTCAGATATGTCTCTGTAGCTGATTTTGCACAGGCTTTCGCCACTTTTCATGTTGGCCAACGTCTTGCTGAGGACCTAAGAGTTCCGTATGATAAAAGAACAGCCCATCCTGCTGCCTTGGTGAAGGAAAAGTATGGAATAAGCAGTATGGAGCTTTTCAAGGCATGCTTTGCAAGGGAATGGTTGCTGATGAAGCGTAACTCATTTGTGTACATATTCAAGACTGTACAGATAGCAATCATGGCTACAATTACTTTCACTGTATTCTTCAGAACAGAAATGAAACCTGGGCAGTTAGGGGATTCGGCAAAATTCATGGGAGCATTGTTTTTCAGTCTCATTAACGTCATGTTTAATGGAGTGGCAGAGCTTTCAATGACAGTTTTCAGGCTTCCGGTGTTCTTTAAACAGAGGGATGCCTTATTCTACCCTGGATGGGCTTTTGCCTTGCCCATTTGGCTAACCAGAATTCCCATTTCGTTTATGGAATCTTTAATATGGATCTGTTTGACATACTATACCGTTGGGTTTGCACCTGAGCCCAGTAG GTTCTTCAAACAGCTCTTGGCTTACTTCggtatacatcaaatggcactCGGACTCTTCCGTTTCATTGCTGGCCTTGGAAGATCAGAGATTCGAGCAAGCACTATTGGTTCCTTTGCATTGCTAATAGTGTTTGTCCTAGGAGGCTTTGTTGTTTCTAAAA ATGACCTCGAGTCGTGGATGCTATGGACCTACTATATTTCACCTATGATGTATGGACAAAATGCAATTGCCATCAATGAATTTCTTGACAAAAGATGGAGCACT CCTGTCCTCAACGCCACTGAAAACACAGTTGGAAAGGTCCTTCTGGCGGGAAGAGGCCTGTTTACCACGGAGacttggttttggatttgtgttGGGGCGCTTTTCGGGTTTTCTATTCTTTTtaatcttctctttgttgcagcATTGACCTTCTTAGACC CAATTGTTGATAATAAAACCTTAATCGCTACTGACGACTCTGAAAATAAGAGGAAGGGACAACCCAATCCAGAAG GTACTGATATGCAAGTGAGAAATCAAGCCAAAAAAGGAATGGTTTTACCCTTCGAGCCCCTTTCACTTGCTTTCAACCATGTGAACTACTATGTGGATATGCCTCCT GAAATGAAGAGCCAAGGGATTGAAGAGACTCGACTCCAACTTCTACGAGATGTTAGTGGTGCATTTAGGCCGGGTGTTCTGACTGCATTAGTTGGTGTCAGTGGTGCTGGAAAGACAACCTTGATGGATGTTTTAGCCGGAAGAAAGACTGGTGGGTATATTGAAGGAAGTATTACCATCTCTGGATACCCAAAGAACCAAGCCACATTTGCTCGGGTCAGCGGCTATTGTGAACAAAATGACATTCATTCACCATATGTTACTGTTTATGAATCTCTCGTATACTCTGCCTGGTTACGTCTTGCCAAGGATGTCACGAAGGATAAACGAAAG ATGTTTGTTGATGAGGTCATAGATTTGGTTGAGCTTAATCCCTTGAGGAATGCTTTAGTTGGACTTCCAGGAGTTAATGGGCTTTCAACTGAGCAGAGAAAAAGGCTGACTATTGCTGTAGAATTGGTTGCTAATCCTTCCATCATCTTTATGGATGAACCGACATCAGGTCTTGATGCTAGAGCAGCTGCTATTGTTATGCGTACTGTTAGAAACACCGTGGATACCGGACGAACTGTTGTTTGCACTATTCACCAACCTAGCATTGACATTTTTGAGGCTTTTGATGAG CTGTTCCTAATGaaaagaggaggacaagttatTTATGCTGGACCTCTAGGTGCCCGGTCTCACAAGCTTGTTGAATATTTTGAG GCTATTCCAGGGGTTCCGAAGATCAAAGATGGTTACAATCCTGCTACCTGGATGTTAGACGTCAGCTCAGCTGCCGTTGAGGCTCAAAATGACGTAGACTTTGCCGAAATATTTGCAAACTCTGATCTCTATAG GAGAAACCAGGAACTTATCAAGGAACTAAGCACGCCACAACCAGGCTCCAAGGATCTTCACTTCCCCACCCAATTCTCCCAAAGCTTTTTAACTCAGTGCAAAGCGTGCTTCTGGAAACAGCATTGGTCATACTGGAGGAACTCGCAGTACAATGCCATTAGGTTTTTCATGACAATTTCCGTTGGAGTTATATTTGGTATTATCTTCTggaacaaaggaaagaaaat GGATACACAACAAGACATCATGAATCTGTTGGGGGCAGGATATGCTGCTGTTCTTTTCCTTGGAGCGGGCAATGCTTCTGCTGTGCAATCGGTTGTTGCTGTTGAACGAACAGTTTTCTACCGTGAAAGAGCTGCTGGGATGTATTCTGAGTTGCCTTATGCATTTTCTCAG GTGGCTATTGAGACACTTTACGTTTTAATCCAAACCTTTGCGTATTCCGTTATTTTGTATGGCATGATTGGGTTCGATTGGAAGGTGGACAAATTTTTGTACTTCTACTATTTCATATTCATGTGCTTCACATATTTCTCCATGTACGGGATGATGGCAGTTGCCCTAACTCCTGGTCCCCAAATTGCTGCAATTGTTATGGGCTTCTTCATGAGCTTCTGGAACTTGTTCTCTGGTTTCCTCGTCCCACGAACG CTAATTCCCATCTGGTGGAGGTGGTACTACTGGGGTTCTCCAGTCGCCTGGACAATCTATGGCATCTTCGCATCTCAAATGGGCGATATTAAGAAGGTCATCGAAATTCCTGGTGAGAAACCCAAAGCAGTGAATCAGTTCCTTAAGGACTATTTGGGTTATGAAGAAGATTTTTTAATCGCCGTGGTGTTTGGTCATGTTGGTTGGgtccttctcttcttcttcatgtttgcGTACGGCATCAAGTACCTTAACTTCCAAAGGAGATAA